The nucleotide sequence GAGCCGTTGTTCAAGCATCGTGCGGATCAGCCGTTCAATCATGAGCCGCCCTCCGATGGGAGCTGTTCGCGAAGATACTCGGACTTGAGGGCATAACTGCCTTGGGTCACGACTTCATCTCCGGCCACCACTCCAGTGAGAACCTGAATGTATTCACGTGATCCCTGGCCAAGGGTCACGTCACGGGGTTCGAATCGACGTGGTCCCTGCACCACAAAGGCGACGGTCCGGCTGCCGACCTGCTGCACCGCCGCCCGCGGCAGGCTCAAGACGGATTGCTCGCCAGTCACCAACAGAACGTCGGCAAACATCTCAGGCCGCAATCGGCCATCAGGGTTGGAGACATCCGCACGTGCCATGACCGTCCGTGTGGCCGGATCGATCACGGCGCCGACGTAGGTAATGGTCCCTCGAAACGTCGTGTCCGGATACGCCGACACCCGCACTTCGATGGTCTGCCCGGTTTGCAATCGACCGGCCTGTTGTTCCGGAAAATCAGCACGCACCCAGACGGTCGAGAGATCCGCCACCGTAAACAGCGTCTTATTGGGGTCGATCACTTCGCCGACCGTCGCGTTCCGCTCGATCACGTCGCCGTGAAAGGGGGCTCGGAGGGAGACTTGCGCGACTTCGGCATGCGGTAAGGTCTTGGCTGCCAGACGCTCGATTTCCCGCTCGGTCATGCCGAGTAAATGCAACTTTTCTTCCGCTTCAAGGAGGGCGGCTCGCGCGTTCTCATTGTCGGCCTCGCGCCGCTGCTGTTCACCCGCGCCGATCGCCCCGCGATCCAGCAGTGCGGTAGCCCGTTCGAGCGCTTTTTCAGTGACCGTCAGCGTTGCCCTCGCTTTGCGATATTCTAATTGGGCTTCTCCGAAAGCGGGGCTATCGAGCAGCAGAAGCCGGTCGCCTTGTTTGACTCGGTCTCCCAGGTTGGCATACACGGCCACGATACGCCCTGGCACTCGCGCGCTGAGATGCGCAAGATGATTTTCATTGGCCAAAACCTTTCCTGCCTGCGCCTTGAGGACTGTCCGGATGGGACGGATCGCCACTCGATCCGTCTGAAGCTGTGCGAGGGTCGGGCTCCCTTCCGGCAGTTCGAGGATGCCGGGCTCAGCAGATGCCGTGGCT is from Opitutaceae bacterium and encodes:
- a CDS encoding efflux RND transporter periplasmic adaptor subunit; translation: MNVHFVMRASLVSLRIVPVLLIVTAHLSCQAKQEDVPKPPPPTATASAEPGILELPEGSPTLAQLQTDRVAIRPIRTVLKAQAGKVLANENHLAHLSARVPGRIVAVYANLGDRVKQGDRLLLLDSPAFGEAQLEYRKARATLTVTEKALERATALLDRGAIGAGEQQRREADNENARAALLEAEEKLHLLGMTEREIERLAAKTLPHAEVAQVSLRAPFHGDVIERNATVGEVIDPNKTLFTVADLSTVWVRADFPEQQAGRLQTGQTIEVRVSAYPDTTFRGTITYVGAVIDPATRTVMARADVSNPDGRLRPEMFADVLLVTGEQSVLSLPRAAVQQVGSRTVAFVVQGPRRFEPRDVTLGQGSREYIQVLTGVVAGDEVVTQGSYALKSEYLREQLPSEGGS